In the Exiguobacterium aurantiacum genome, one interval contains:
- a CDS encoding Fic family protein produces MRNYNYQYLTNLALPMETVRLIGRINEYKGKQDLYKQQAPQILNTLRDVAVIQSTKASNAIEGIVVTESRLHTIMSKTSDPADRSEAEIAGYRDVLNLIHASAQDIPINPNILLQLHKELYKFVPVEGGRWKNVNNEISETFPDGTRRTRFVPVPAFETPAAVQALCDSMRERRQNEDVDPLILTGMFVLDFLSIHPFNDGNGRMARLVTLLMLYQHGFEVGRYISLEKIVEERKEDYYESLRLSSIHWHENRQDPFPWINYLLSVILAAYKELEERVGLVTSGSQNKTVRIRRFVEGRIVPFTKSDIRQACPDISEATINRVLRELRDEGIIAPSGLGRSAKWIKQ; encoded by the coding sequence ATGCGCAATTACAACTATCAGTACCTGACCAATCTGGCCTTACCGATGGAAACGGTACGATTGATTGGTCGCATCAACGAATACAAAGGCAAACAGGACCTCTATAAACAACAGGCGCCTCAAATCCTGAACACCTTGCGTGATGTGGCGGTCATCCAATCGACCAAAGCCTCCAATGCTATTGAGGGGATCGTCGTGACGGAGAGCCGCCTACACACCATCATGTCGAAGACCTCGGACCCGGCCGACCGCTCAGAAGCGGAAATTGCCGGATATCGAGACGTATTGAACTTGATCCATGCTTCGGCACAGGATATCCCGATCAATCCGAACATTCTGCTGCAGCTCCATAAAGAACTTTATAAGTTTGTGCCGGTCGAGGGAGGCCGATGGAAGAATGTCAACAATGAGATCAGCGAAACCTTCCCCGACGGCACGCGTCGGACGCGCTTCGTACCTGTCCCAGCGTTTGAAACACCCGCTGCCGTGCAAGCCTTATGTGACAGTATGAGAGAGCGTCGTCAAAATGAAGACGTCGACCCACTCATCCTGACGGGGATGTTCGTGCTCGACTTCTTATCGATTCATCCGTTCAATGATGGAAACGGGCGTATGGCCCGTCTTGTGACCTTATTGATGCTCTATCAACATGGTTTCGAGGTCGGCCGCTATATCAGTCTCGAGAAGATTGTCGAGGAACGCAAAGAGGATTACTATGAATCGTTACGATTGTCATCGATCCATTGGCATGAGAACCGACAAGACCCGTTCCCATGGATCAACTATCTGTTGAGCGTAATTCTTGCCGCTTATAAAGAGCTTGAGGAGCGCGTTGGCCTGGTTACGTCAGGCAGTCAGAACAAGACCGTTCGAATCAGGCGCTTCGTCGAAGGCCGAATTGTCCCGTTCACCAAATCAGATATTCGACAAGCTTGCCCCGACATCAGCGAGGCGACCATCAACCGTGTCCTTCGTGAATTACGTGACGAAGGAATCATCGCCCCATCTGGACTTGGACGAAGTGCGAAATGGATCAAACAGTGA